Proteins from one Clupea harengus chromosome 17, Ch_v2.0.2, whole genome shotgun sequence genomic window:
- the skida1 gene encoding SKI/DACH domain-containing protein 1 codes for MGDLESGFEEMQGVKLGYLVIKGKQMFALSQVFTDLLKNIPRTTVHKRMDHLNVKKHHCDLEELRKLKAIHSIAFHAAKCTLISREDVEALYFSCKTERVLKSNKRKVKIKPPDDVRVGQVHEESQDGFWKDKVWLSLHGVPQTFSFKNKAGRQEAATRPDSNLPQIYSKTLRHNFQAVTKSACKTLKNYETTQLPSNYVAYNQRHSFIRNAVSRQPVLYQSAIAAQSKLAGTTDLLYRRKRKRESTGRQFWNRSRPSHQLLFVPKCCKTKIPNGSFHLDHDLYLDHQHTGNFQESCSSDTESSSFSERVNNDSDFGSSLSTTSNSGTSDEEEDESLSESSDVSSDEESSSQSDSSSVSSQVSIQSIRFRRARFTSLNTKAPLLLQPTFQYNLQQRPGPHSGTTAPNDDKGKKQQKCGFTKCRNNHEDSDVLNLSKFNTSVAASYFIDSKGDGVSNTPLQFEFPNDPKTEDLAANGVKDTGPSCVNGNKAFLQQRTSGHTNKCPQALISHRAQDKETIVSTSSENNLSLASHFKREVKNSHCPKQPSPLKAIKTEAGDPISATSYSNDTRLVKTPTTLLNNVKIKVENTYDEYEFATQGYAYSAKGKESDINNSQDLTNELKRTDWSSNFSKASESTATIHRKTRSNLEAESTLNTACPVEGEYKNGARVRKNYRSLALGSKAEASRIQARVNARVDRSPRPAAKVDSNEGSGEGCTGTNKRKRATSNGASVKKPFNFMANFPFPPSLVLGSDGDLTPAYSLNSLRNNELPHKSHPVWTWQLGESVVPPPPSQRFRKC; via the coding sequence ATGGGAGACCTGGAGTCGGGTTTTGAAGAGATGCAGGGTGTAAAGCTGGGCTATCTGGTGATTAAAGGCAAGCAAATGTTTGCCCTCTCGCAAGTCTTCACTGACCTCTTGAAAAATATCCCAAGGACTACTGTGCACAAACGAATGGATCACTTAAATGTAAAGAAGCATCACTGTGATTTAGAGGAACTGCGAAAGCTCAAAGCAATACATTCAATAGCTTTCCATGCGGCTAAATGCACTCTGATTTCACGAGAGGATGTGGAGGCACTGTATTTTTCTTGCAAAACTGAGCGTGTGCTGAAATCCAACAAAAGGAAGGTAAAAATAAAGCCGCCGGATGATGTACGTGTTGGCCAGGTTCACGAGGAGTCGCAGGATGGATTTTGGAAAGACAAAGTTTGGTTAAGTTTGCATGGCGTTCCACAGactttttcatttaaaaacaaagctgGCCGGCAAGAGGCTGCGACCCGACCCGACTCCAATCTACCTCAAATTTACAGCAAAACCCTTCGTCATAACTTCCAAGCTGTCACGAAGTCGGCATGTAAAACGCTCAAAAACTATGAAACAACTCAATTACCGAGCAACTATGTAGCCTATAATCAGAGACACTCGTTTATTCGGAATGCTGTGAGCCGACAGCCTGTTCTTTATCAGTCCGCCATTGCAGCTCAGTCCAAGCTCGCAGGCACCACCGACCTACTTTACAGAAGGAAAAGGAAGCGTGAGAGCACCGGGAGGCAGTTCTGGAATAGGAGCAGACCCAGTCACCAGCTTTTGTTTGTTCCGAAGTGCTGCAAGACGAAAATACCTAACGGATCTTTTCACCTTGATCACGACTTATACCTCGACCACCAGCACACTGGGAATTTTCAGGAGAGTTGCAGCAGCGACACGGAATCTAGTTCCTTCTCGGAGCGCGTTAACAATGACTCGGATTTTGGGTCAAGTTTGTCCACTACGAGCAACTCCGGAACttcagatgaggaggaggacgaaTCCCTCTCGGAGTCTTCGGATGTCAGTTCCGATGAGGAGAGTTCGTCCCAGTCTGATTCAAGTTCTGTGTCCAGCCAAGTGTCCATACAGAGCATTCGTTTCAGGCGTGCAAGATTTACGAGTCTCAACACTAAAGCACCTTTGCTTTTGCAGCCGACTTTCCAGTACAATCTCCAGCAGAGACCAGGCCCCCACAGTGGAACAACCGCACCGAATGATGACAAAGGCAAAAAACAGCAGAAATGTGGCTTTACCAAATGCAGGAATAACCACGAGGATAGCGATGTCTTGAATTTGTCTAAATTCAACACGTCTGTTGCCGCAAGCTATTTCATAGATTCTAAAGGAGACGGAGTTTCCAACACACCACTACAGTTTGAATTCCCAAATGATCCAAAGACGGAGGACCTTGCAGCTAACGGAGTTAAAGATACAGGCCCATCTTGCGTAAATGGAAACAAAGCATTTCTACAACAAAGGACATCAGGACATACAAACAAATGCCCTCAAGCCTTGATTTCACACCGTGCCCAAGACAAGGAAACAATAGTTTCGACGTCCTCTGAAAACAATCTTTCATTAGCCTCCCATTTCAAAAGAGAAGTGAAAAATAGCCACTGCCCGAAACAACCCTCACCTCTGAAAGCCATCAAAACAGAGGCGGGGGATCCCATCTCGGCCACAAGTTACAGCAACGACACCAGACTGGTGAAAACACCAACCACTTTATTGAATAATGTGAAAATCAAAGTGGAAAATACATATGACGAGTACGAATTTGCGACTCAGGGCTATGCGTACTCTGCCAAAGGAAAAGAATCAGACATAAACAACAGTCAAGACCTCACCAATGAGTTAAAACGAACCGACTGGTCAAGTAACTTCTCTAAAGCTAGCGAAAGCACTGCCACTATTCACAGGAAGACCCGTAGTAACCTAGAGGCAGAAAGCACTTTAAATACTGCTTGTCCCGTGGAAGGGGAGTACAAAAATGGTGCTCGAGTTCGGAAAAACTACAGGAGTTTGGCGCTGGGAAGTAAAGCTGAAGCTTCAAGGATTCAGGCGAGGGTGAACGCAAGAGTTGACAGGAGTCCTCGTCCAGCAGCTAAAGTCGACAGTAATGAAGGATCAGGCGAGGGTTGCACGGGGACGAATAAGCGCAAACGTGCAACCAGTAATGGGGCATCTGTGAAAAAACCCTTCAACTTCATGGCGAATTTTCCATTTCCGCCGTCACTCGTTCTTGGGAGTGATGGAGATTTGACTCCAGCTTACTCTTTGAACTCTTTAAGAAACAACGAACTGCCTCACAAGTCTCACCCTGTTTGGACATGGCAGCTTGGTGAATCTGTCGTACCTCCCCCACCCAGTCAGAGATTCAGGAAATGTTAA